A stretch of Rhinoderma darwinii isolate aRhiDar2 chromosome 4, aRhiDar2.hap1, whole genome shotgun sequence DNA encodes these proteins:
- the CITED2 gene encoding cbp/p300-interacting transactivator 2, which yields MADHIMAMNHGRFPDGTNGLHHHPAHRMGMGQFPNPHHQQQQQQQQLAFNSMMGEHMHYSTGNMNSNNGIRHAMVAGNVNGGHPNGSMAPAVRFNSSQFMGAHVTNQGAPLSASMQLQKLNNQYFTHHPYQHNHYMQELHPANHQINGTNQHFRDCNPKHSTGMPPSVSHVPAAMLPPSVIDTDFIDEEVLMSLVIEMGLDRIKELPELWLGQNEFDFMTDFVCKQQPNRVSC from the coding sequence ATGGCAGACCATATAATGGCAATGAATCATGGTCGGTTTCCAGATGGAACGAAtggtctccaccaccaccctgctcaTCGGATGGGAATGGGTCAATTTCCAAATCCTCACCATCAGCAgcagcaacaacaacaacaacttgCCTTTAACAGCATGATGGGAGAGCACATGCACTACAGCACTGGGAATATGAACTCTAATAATGGCATCAGGCATGCCATGGTGGCCGGGAATGTAAATGGTGGGCACCCTAATGGCAGTATGGCACCGGCGGTGAGGTTTAACAGTTCACAGTTCATGGGAGCGCATGTTACAAATCAAGGAGCTCCGCTTAGTGCCAGTATGCAGCTCCAGAAGCTAAACAACCAATATTTTACACATCATCCATACCAACACAACCACTATATGCAGGAGTTGCATCCTGCAAATCATCAGATAAATGGGACAAACCAGCATTTCAGAGACTGCAATCCAAAGCACAGCACTGGCATGCCGCCTTCAGTGAGCCACGTCCCTGCAGCAATGCtgcctcctagcgtcatagacacGGACTTCATAGATGAGGAAGTGCTAATGTCCTTGGTCATAGAAATGGGTTTGGATCGTATAAAAGAACTACCAGAGCTATGGCTGGGACAGAATGAATTTGATTTTATGACGGACTTTGTTTGCAAACAGCAGCCGAACAGAGTGAGCTGTTAG